The following proteins are encoded in a genomic region of Pseudomonadota bacterium:
- a CDS encoding M48 family metallopeptidase produces MNKQCQGHYLDGKTAALEAVFVICTEQGIEFTDSAGHAHFWPSAHTTQTQGAYAGEKIRLEYGDDPVQALVISDRRFLLDLKKTGIGSVKPGVSRSNTRLGLGIAVTVILLISGYVWGLPAGIETFSNLIPLSWEEKLGASVKAQFGIQFTECDSKETILALEQIIKQLNAAAPDHPYTFKVSLVKSDMVNAFAAPGGQIIIFTGLLKAAENAEEVAGVLAHEMQHILQKHATKNMLKGLSSTLMLQMIFGNQDSFAKIAMHGAQILDHFQYSRKNEEEADQLGFELMLAAGINPQGMIDFFENISHIDDLSEKIPPYLSTHPATAERIQNIISALANQEKKSAYIFSSGLQFPRTKLCGDQT; encoded by the coding sequence ATGAATAAACAATGCCAGGGACATTACCTGGATGGCAAAACCGCGGCACTTGAGGCGGTTTTTGTCATCTGCACGGAACAGGGGATCGAGTTTACCGATTCAGCCGGGCATGCTCATTTCTGGCCGAGTGCTCACACCACGCAAACCCAGGGGGCCTATGCGGGAGAAAAAATCCGTCTTGAATACGGTGACGACCCTGTTCAGGCGCTGGTCATTTCAGACCGCAGGTTTCTGCTTGATCTCAAAAAAACCGGAATCGGCTCGGTAAAACCAGGGGTGAGCAGGAGCAATACCCGTTTGGGGCTTGGAATTGCCGTTACGGTCATTCTCCTGATATCCGGCTATGTCTGGGGTCTTCCGGCAGGTATCGAGACCTTTTCCAACCTGATTCCCTTATCGTGGGAAGAAAAACTCGGCGCTTCAGTGAAAGCCCAATTCGGTATCCAATTCACGGAATGCGATTCCAAAGAAACCATCCTGGCCCTTGAGCAGATTATCAAACAACTCAACGCCGCAGCCCCGGACCACCCCTATACTTTCAAGGTGAGTCTCGTAAAGAGCGATATGGTAAATGCCTTTGCAGCACCGGGCGGCCAGATAATTATTTTCACCGGGCTCCTAAAAGCCGCTGAAAATGCCGAGGAAGTTGCCGGGGTTCTGGCCCATGAAATGCAGCATATCTTACAGAAACATGCGACCAAAAACATGCTCAAAGGCCTTTCATCAACACTCATGCTGCAGATGATCTTCGGCAATCAGGACAGTTTTGCAAAAATCGCCATGCATGGCGCACAAATCCTCGATCACTTTCAATACAGCCGCAAAAACGAGGAAGAAGCTGACCAGCTGGGCTTTGAACTGATGCTGGCCGCAGGAATTAATCCACAGGGAATGATTGACTTTTTCGAGAATATAAGCCATATAGATGATCTTTCGGAAAAAATACCGCCCTATCTCTCAACCCATCCAGCCACAGCAGAAAGAATACAGAACATCATAAGCGCACTGGCGAATCAGGAAAAAAAGTCGGCGTATATTTTTTCCTCCGGGTTACAATTTCCCAGGACCAAACTCTGTGGCGATCAAACATGA
- a CDS encoding TlpA family protein disulfide reductase: protein MLTDKKIIFLFFVLLPILLLSSCRENSDFHVKAVVDKPAPDFHLKDSNGKYWRLSDLRGNVIFLNFWATWCPPCREEMPSMQALNQSLEGKPFKMITILANDDPKVADKFLQKLGVNLPVLIDEDDSTIKAYGVTSVPESFIIDTQGVLRSRMIGGRNWDSPVMRKMLQELMPLS from the coding sequence GTGCTTACCGATAAAAAAATTATTTTTCTTTTCTTTGTTCTTCTGCCGATTCTTCTGCTGAGCTCCTGCCGGGAAAACTCTGACTTTCATGTCAAGGCCGTTGTCGACAAACCAGCGCCTGATTTTCACCTGAAAGATTCCAACGGTAAATACTGGCGACTATCGGATCTCCGCGGCAATGTCATTTTCCTGAATTTCTGGGCTACCTGGTGTCCGCCTTGCCGGGAGGAAATGCCATCCATGCAGGCTTTAAATCAATCCCTCGAGGGGAAACCTTTCAAAATGATTACCATTCTGGCCAACGATGACCCGAAAGTGGCTGACAAATTTCTCCAAAAATTAGGCGTAAACCTTCCTGTCCTGATTGATGAGGATGACAGCACAATCAAGGCCTATGGCGTTACCAGCGTACCTGAATCCTTTATCATTGACACCCAAGGGGTTCTCCGCTCAAGAATGATCGGCGGCAGAAATTGGGACAGTCCGGTCATGAGAAAAATGCTCCAGGAGCTCATGCCCCTATCCTGA
- a CDS encoding DUF1566 domain-containing protein has protein sequence MLATIDAPREVIDQCVRDQGRAIKEQNYSIEERLRNWLEEHVVHETQSPRVLPFLETPLSVDAPEAGLPGPDAPLPVIKPCCLRKDSLSVSEVMIEPLVRKHDFFESLYNPTGMFTHYLIDNQDKLTVTDMVTGLVWQRGGSGYVSRRKLFDYVAEMNSKKFAGFDDWRLPTIEEALSILRCGKKTVDFYLAECFTREQGYIYTADRRSPGGYWFVDFRQARVYWASGSCFSGGFERLCRSIHELA, from the coding sequence GTGCTGGCCACAATTGATGCGCCCCGGGAAGTGATTGACCAATGTGTTCGAGATCAGGGCAGGGCGATAAAAGAACAGAATTATTCAATAGAAGAAAGGCTCCGCAATTGGCTTGAGGAGCATGTTGTTCATGAGACGCAAAGTCCGCGGGTTTTGCCGTTTCTGGAAACGCCTTTGTCGGTGGATGCCCCTGAGGCCGGTCTGCCCGGTCCTGATGCTCCGCTCCCGGTAATTAAACCCTGCTGTTTAAGAAAAGATTCCCTGTCCGTTTCCGAAGTGATGATTGAACCCCTTGTTCGCAAACATGATTTCTTTGAGAGTTTGTATAATCCTACCGGCATGTTCACCCATTATCTCATTGATAATCAGGATAAGCTTACGGTGACCGATATGGTGACCGGGCTTGTCTGGCAGCGCGGCGGCTCAGGGTATGTTTCCCGCAGGAAGCTGTTTGACTATGTCGCGGAGATGAACAGCAAGAAATTCGCCGGGTTTGATGACTGGCGGCTTCCGACAATTGAGGAGGCGTTGTCCATTTTGCGTTGCGGGAAAAAAACCGTTGATTTTTATCTTGCTGAATGCTTTACCCGAGAGCAGGGTTATATTTATACGGCGGATCGGCGTTCCCCTGGCGGATACTGGTTCGTCGACTTCAGGCAGGCCCGGGTGTACTGGGCTTCAGGGTCCTGTTTTTCAGGAGGCTTCGAAAGGCTTTGCCGGTCTATTCATGAACTGGCTTGA
- a CDS encoding uracil-DNA glycosylase, translating into MGYHNSLGIDHYPRTPEIEQFLKNIGTEIHPAGKQYSHPGTVPFQKTITAEESPLLQAGDANLEAVREDLGDCKRCGLCETRTHLVFGEGNNRSGLMIIGEWPGIEDDLQNSPFSGEAGDLLTKMLAAINLDTKDVYLTQLVKCHTPGNRAPKPEEIATCNPFLLRQIAVLSPKVICTMGVVAAQTLLKNNELLIRLRGRFHNFMGALLMPTFHPKFLLENPEMKKATWIDLQMIQKKLDTT; encoded by the coding sequence ATGGGATATCATAACTCCCTGGGCATTGACCACTACCCGCGCACCCCGGAGATCGAACAATTCCTTAAAAATATCGGCACCGAAATACACCCGGCAGGTAAACAATATTCTCACCCCGGCACCGTCCCATTTCAAAAAACCATTACCGCCGAAGAGAGCCCGCTTTTACAGGCAGGCGATGCAAACCTCGAGGCGGTGCGTGAAGATCTGGGCGATTGCAAAAGATGCGGGCTTTGCGAAACCAGAACCCATCTCGTTTTCGGCGAGGGAAACAACCGGTCCGGCCTGATGATAATCGGCGAATGGCCAGGGATTGAGGATGACCTGCAAAACAGCCCTTTCAGCGGCGAGGCAGGAGACCTGCTCACCAAGATGCTTGCGGCGATAAACCTTGACACCAAGGACGTCTATCTGACCCAACTGGTTAAATGCCATACCCCGGGAAACCGCGCCCCGAAACCTGAAGAAATCGCCACCTGCAATCCCTTTCTGCTCCGGCAGATCGCCGTGCTTTCCCCGAAAGTCATCTGCACCATGGGGGTCGTTGCCGCCCAAACCCTGCTCAAAAACAACGAACTGCTCATCCGCTTGCGTGGACGTTTCCATAATTTCATGGGCGCCCTGCTCATGCCCACCTTTCATCCTAAATTCCTCCTTGAGAATCCAGAAATGAAAAAAGCCACCTGGATAGACCTCCAGATGATCCAGAAGAAACTTGATACCACTTGA